Genomic DNA from bacterium:
TGAAAGGGAAGGAAAATGAAAAAAGCTTACGTATTTGCCATCGCCGCAGCCCTATTGCTGGGCACCACCGGCATCTCCGCCGCACACGAAGCGTCTGGCCCGGGCAACCGGGGAGGCTACGGGCACATGATGGGAGGCATGGGGGACCATTCCGGATTCGGGCAGCACGGCTACCGCTTCGGGCGAGGAGAGGGCTTCGCGACACGTCCCCTCGTCTCGCTCTCCCTCTCTTTTCGGGAGGAACTGAAGCTGACGGACGCCCAGGTCGAAAAGCTGAAAGCCCTCGGCGATAATTTCGCCCAGCGGGCCATCCGCGATCAGGCCGAGATCCAAACCCTGCGGATTGATCTGCGGCGCGCGCTCGATGCGGAGAACGTGAATTTCACCACGGTCGAGAAAATCGCCCGTTCCATATCCAGCAAGCGGACCGACTTGAAACTGGCGCGCCTGCGGACCATCGAGCAGGGCCGGAAGCTGCTCACCGCTGATCAGCAGAAACAGCTCCGCACCCTTCTCGCCAGCACATGGCGCGGCGGCCGCGGATTCGGACGGCGCGGCGGCCCCGGCTACGGCATGGGTCCTGGCTACGGCATGGGTCCCGGCCAAGGCATGGGCCCCGGTCAGGGAATGCAGCCAGGACAGGGAATGCAGCCGGGCCAGGGAATGGGTCCCGGACAGGGCCGGTAGTCTCTGCACCGCCACCGGTCTTCGGATAAAAAAAAGGGCTTCCTCCTCGGAGGGAGCCCTTTTCTGTTTGGCTTTTCTGTCCAAAACACACTCAGCTGAAGGCTTCGCCCGTCATCTCCCCCTGGTAGACGAGGCGGGTATCTCCCTCCATGTAGACATCGGCCACCCCATCTCCCGCGCCGGAGAAATGGATCGTCAGCGTCTCGCCCCCTGCACGAGAACATCCACCGGCGCCGAAACCCGCCCGCGCGAGGCCGCCAGGATCGCCGCCGCCACCGCGCCCGTCCCGCAGGCCAGCGTCTCACCCTCCACCCCGCGCTCGTAGGTGCGGAGGCGGATCGACTTCGGCCCCGTCACCTGGCAGAAATTCGCGTTCGCCCCCGCGGGCGCAAATGTTTCATGGTAGCGGATCTGCCGGCCCACCTCGCAGACCTCCACCTGCTCCACATTGTCCACGAACTGCACCGCGTGCGGAACGCCCGTGTTCAGATAATCAATGGCGACGTCGGGCCCGCCATCGAGAGCGAGCGCAACGCCCGCGCGGTAGCCGAAGGGCTGCGTCATGCGCAGCTTCACGCGGCTTCCCTCGATGGTTCCATCAATGACCCCGGCGATGGTCTCGAAGGAGACCGGGCTGTTGCCGATGCCCTTTTCGCGGGCGAAGCGGACGGCGCAGCGGCCGCCGTTGCCGCACATCTCGGCCTCGGACCCATCCGCGTTGAAAAAGCGCCACTTGAAGTCCGCCACATCGCTCGGCTCGATGAACATCACTCCGTCGGCCCCGACGGAGAGCCCCCGGCGGCAGACCTTCCGGACGAAATCGATCATCTTGTCCGCATCGTAGGCGCCATCGCGGTTGTCGATGAAGATGAAGTCGTTTCCGCTGCCGCTGAGTTTCGTGAACAGGATCGGACGGTTCATTTCCCGCCGCCTCCGCTGGCGATAAATTCCGGAATATGCTCGCCTCGGATCAGATCCGCATACGTTTCGCGCTCCCGGATGATGAAATACTCATCCTCCCGGACCAGCACCTCGGGAGGCCGGGGGCGCGAGTTGTAGTTCGAGGCCATGGCGAAGCCGTACGCCCCCGAGCTCATGATCGCCACCAGGTCGCCCCGCCGGTATTCGGGCAACTCCCGATCCTTGGCGAGATAATC
This window encodes:
- a CDS encoding Spy/CpxP family protein refolding chaperone, which encodes MKKAYVFAIAAALLLGTTGISAAHEASGPGNRGGYGHMMGGMGDHSGFGQHGYRFGRGEGFATRPLVSLSLSFREELKLTDAQVEKLKALGDNFAQRAIRDQAEIQTLRIDLRRALDAENVNFTTVEKIARSISSKRTDLKLARLRTIEQGRKLLTADQQKQLRTLLASTWRGGRGFGRRGGPGYGMGPGYGMGPGQGMGPGQGMQPGQGMQPGQGMGPGQGR